GTCTCGATATGTGTTGACCCTGCGATGGTCTGGCGACCTGTTCAGGGTGGACGTTGCCTTTGCCCTCTGTCAGCTGGGGCTGGCTCCAGCCCCCCAGGGACCCTGAACAGGAAGTTAATGAACGGATGCGCATATCACACTACAAAGAGTTAAATAGAGATGACGGATGGATTTGCTGAAAGTGCTTCTACAAGTACATTAAAACTCTTGTCTAAAAGTGTACTTTATTTggatttgtgtatttttttttgcacataCCGCTTTTAGATTAAGATCACACATCGGAGTTCGGCAGCTTGAACAAACGAAAGCTTCACGTTTTCTCCCTTTATCTTGTCCCATCTTTTAGAAGCACAATGGAAGCTGTGCCTGCAAGTTGTCTGGAAGAACTGCGGCCTCTGGCATTACAAGCCTGTGTCATCGGGATTGATGAAGGGCAGTTTGTAAGtctacatatactgtatattttttttttctcttagcCTCCAGAGAGACCGGGATGTCTTACTCAGGACACATCTCCCACTAACTATTGTTATTGTAGTTTCCAGACACGGTGGCGTTTTGTGAAGAGATGGCCAATCTGGGGAAGACGATCATTGTAGCGGCTTTGGATGGAACCTTCCAGAGAAAAGTgagtatttgtgtttttgtctccGAGTGTCATCGACGGACACGGTGAGGCAGATGGAGCACCTCTGTGGGTCCAAGACAAGAAACTCATTGAGGAAGAACCGCGAACAATGTGCACGAGCAGCGCGCCGCTAACGGGGATCAAAATGCTCATTATTCCTCACGACAGTGCGTCTCTTCTCGTAATGTGATTGTACCTCCGTCCACTAAGCGGTGCTTTTCTGCTGTCCTGTGCATTCTTGCAGCCATTCGGAAACATCCTGAACCTCATCCCTCTAGCGGAGAGCGTCGTGAAGCTCCACGCCGTCTGCATGCGGTGTTACAAAGAAGCCGCCTACACCAAGAGGATAGGAACcgagaaggaggtgaggaggcaaTCCTAAGAGAACTTGAGTGCTTCAGAACACTTTTCTGGGTTGGACAGATAACATCTAATCTTTCTGTATGCCTTAATTATATTCTAACAGTTGAGTTTTACCAAATACTCCTAAATACTtgaacttatatttattttactgctCCATAATGTTTAACTGAGAAAATATTATTGTCTTTCAGACACTTTTAATTATAGAGTTGGTAATGAAAGCCAAAGACCCCTTTTGTCTTTCATCAACTGCGTGTAAACCTGTCCACTGCTGTGTCTCTGCTCCAGGTGGAAGTGATCGGTGGAGTTGACAAGTATCAGGCGGTGTGTCGAAAGTGTTACGGCGGTCTGGTGCTGGAAAAAGAGAACAATGCTCCCTTCAGGGACGAGACGCCACAGCAATTCCTCCCAGGAAAACACGTGGCATGCGCAAATCCTCGGAAGCTTTTCTCGTCTCTTAATCTCTGAACTCATCCagaaattactttattttgtgtgtgcaagtgGTGCGAGGGCATTGGAAGAAACATGGATTcttatgtgtgtgttgcatttgtattttttatgtttagGACAATACTAACCCTAACGATTATTGGCCCAACTAATAACTCAAATACTTCACTACATTGTGGTTGTTTGGGTTCCTCACAACATCTTTAACAAATATTTTGTCAAATGtaagatttttttaatgtatgtgtATTTTCTGCTTTCATTTATAAAATTAAATGCTCTTTGTGGAACGTGTAGCTCAAGTTTGGCAGGTCAGGAGTAGTTTTTAGGGAAATTTAATCTAAATTGTACATTATCGTAACTATTGGGAGGCGATACTTTCCTCATTTTGGAAGTTACAGTATATGTTTTTTAACTCAAGCACACCTGTGATATGTAACTGAATGCCCTCAACAGAGGACCAAAATAACCTGTTTAAATCCTGGCAGGCTCTGAGGTCGTGCAGCGCGGTGGCATTACATGTCATGGTGGAATGGAAAAAGTATATCGTCCCGACATCAAACCTGTATGAATGCAATGCACCGATGCAACAACAACCTTAATCTAACTCAACATTATTAAAATGATCTCATTCTGACATGACAAATAAAGTACATGAGAACTTGACTGTCGGAAAACAACCAAGCTAACCAAAGTGTCCACTGTTGGTAGTTTTTATGAAATTATTGTAGGCATCACAAATGATCCAGTCTTGTATCTAAAACATGGACAGTGATCAAATCTAACCAAATATATCAAATTAATATCAGCAAAACATTAGCATGTTGCCATATTTGGACAGTAAATCTAAGACACATTTAGAGATTGTCAGTTGGGTGATTAAAGTTGTGTAATGACGAGCTGGAGTCCTCACCAGCTGAAGAAGATACCGAAGAGCAGATTTAACTGATCTAAATCTAGAAAATCAACCGTTGCAATAAAATACTTAAAAAACCACAAGGGCAGCTGTGATGCAGCTTACCttttaatgtttaatcatggcGCGTTTAATAAGACGTGTATTCTTACAGCACAAATAATAAATCAACACGTGTTTTTCATGTAGATGTTTTCAGTGTGGTACCACAacgtttaatatttatatattgatatatatacatatttaaaaaaacattaatttaatgGTCTGTCATTTGCAGATCGAGAGTCAGTTTAAATCACAATCTATGGTGACCTCGGATCACAAAGTAAACCAATAATAAAAGGTGTATTCACTGTGGCAGGCTGAGGTGTAATCTGTCGTTGGTAAAGAGACAGCCGCTGCAGTCTGCCTTCAACCGTTTAGATTAAGACGCCTGTAAACGGGAGATACAAATCAATGTTCAGAATACTAAGTGTCACAAAGACCTTGGAGGGAAGTGTGTAGCCGCTCTGTTTGCAGCTTAAGAGGGAGCCTTCCTTCTGGTAGTTAATAAGTTACTCTCCAGTTAGAGGACATGCTCGGTTGATAACCCTGTTCAATAAGTGCAGTTATCTACATGCTCCTCCCACATCTATCTGAATGTTAGCCACAAATCACAGACTGAATGTCCAATGAACACCTCTACAGATTGACACCCATAACCCACTGTCACCAACACCAATGTGTTATATCTGTGATAATCAgagggttttttgttttctcatgTCACCATCATCAACAGTGGTCTTAAAGACATAGCTAGTCGACCCAGGAGCAACATTAGATCCAACAAAGATTGGAAACTCTCAAGGGTGATTTCACGATTTTATGGCTACGAAACTTATCTGTATAGAACCCATGTTTTACAAAGAAACTAAATGACAGGGGGACATTTGGCTTTCTAGTGGTCTTTTCCCACTGTAATTTAACACATTATGAACTGTTGAAGAGGTCCTCAAGACAAATGCACTGAAGGGGAAACCTCCACCAAACCAAAAGAACATTAGGCACATAGAACCATTAAAATGTCAGCTTTATAAGGTGACATATGTACCACGGTTCCACCAGAGAGTAAAGAGGAACACATTCCTTACGTCACATTTATATGTGACCTTTGACGCCCTTGGTACATTCTAGCTACCTCTCCCCTTTAGGATCCGCCCACTTGAGGTAAAAAAGTTGCGTCTTTGCACACGAGTTGAAGGTCAGATTCTTAGCAGTCGGCTTGGCGTCTTGATATCCGACCGCCGACCCTTTGATGTAAACAGCAGTGTCCCTCGTCTCTAACTTGCAGTTGCACTGCTCAGGCTCTCAAATTGGACAACACTTTGGAAAAGTGTGTTCAATCAAATGTAAAAACCACATCAATATGACACAGCTCCGGGGTCTGTGCAGTGCAACTACAATCAGTGGACCAACAGGCGATCTGGTCCATGTGACCTCCCTTTGTCTCAGTGGCTGGGCGGCTGGTATTCAGAGTCTCCTTGCGGCTGGGGAATCGGTGTGAAGGGCGGCGGCTGGTGCATGTCGGCCACGTTGCTGGGGTATGTGTTGTAAGTGGTAGGGGTGTAGGTGGTGGGGTTGTAGGAGGTGGGGGCGTAGGTCGGAGGGTAAGGGGTGTTGTGATCCGGGCCGTCGATGTAGGTTGGGATGGTCGCTTCATTAATGCCGCGGCGGAAACGGATAAATGCAAAGTAGGTCAGGATCCCCTGTATAATGTAATGAAAATGTCAAAGGTTATTACAGTTACTTTGAAGActttaaacttttattttacaatatgCCGGAGGATGTTTTaaatctttcctttttttttttttaatggtgtaATTTTCTCAATTTCTAACTGAACTGGTTTCACTTTGTGTCAAAATAAACCTCCAGAGACCCGAAGCTTCTTAGTGGAGACAATCCACCAACATTATATTTAGTCGGTCCATGTGTGACAGAGAGGTTTTATGCAGGGTTTGAATCTTCTGAATGGTGCATTCAAGTGATGGTGGGAAGCTCAAACACACAATTTGAAAGCCAGAAGTGTCCAGAAGACGAACGATTAGCAAAGAGTTTTCCATTTTCTCTCAGCTATTATTGCAACTTAAGGTTAATAGAAGTGTTGCACAAGATGGAATACCGGCGTGAGAGCAACTTGATTAGTTTCTAGAAATACGATGGTTTTCTGTTCAGCAGCTGACGCTGAAGAATCAAATGTCGGAGGTTCCCACAAGTTATTGAACGCACCATCATGGAGGACTTTTAACAACGATATTCAACTTCATGTGTTATACTGCAAAAGTCTGTCTAGCACTAGCACAGCGGTGGCTTTAAAGGAATCATTTTACATTTCGGCAAATAAGCTTTTTAACTTTCTTGCAGAGAACTAGATGAGGATGAAATTCTGAGCCGTTTTGTCCTGCTCACCCATGTGGAGATAGAAAAGAATGAGAAGGCCACAGTCGCTCGAGCGGCGTCCTCTGGGACAACGGAGACATCAGCAGTTTTAGCCCACAGACTGGCCAACAGGCAGAAACAAACGAACCAAAGGAAGCACCACACCCCTATAGAACACAGAGGGACACAGATGCACAAACACagatatttattattgtttttcccCAGTGCATgaaaattatatattaaaaacaacgcCAAATGAAAACAAAGGGCTCTCCTGTTGCCATCTGCTCAATTCACCACAAGCTGTTTTTTTCAAACTACCACTTTGTTTTCTTGCATAATGGCTGACTGAAGTGTGGCATGTACAGCTGATGAACCGTGTGCAACGATGAATAAtactgtacatgttatgttgtgtCAGGAAAAGAAGCAGGGCTCTGATGCACATCACGCCAAATCTCCGAGGCCTTCTTGACATGTGGTGAAACGTGTTCGCAAACGTTAGCTTGTTTCAACATGAGATACAGAGCAACGTTAGCATTAATATGGGAGGGGGTTTTGTAAAATATTTTCTGATTTTGGTCCCCAACAACCACAGAGGGAAATATCTGAATCTTTAGCTGGTAAATACTTATGTATGCTCACTAGTTAACGGTTTAGCTGGTAAATACATCCATATGCTCACTAGCTAACGGTTTAGCTGGTAAATACTTCCGTATACTAGCTAACGGTGTCACTGTGACGTGTCTTGCTTAGCATGTACTGGACAGTGGGATTTTAAAGGTTTCTTTCACTGAGAACAGCTGCTCAGGTTGAAGCTGGAAACGAGGTTGATGAGAGCAGTGAGTGAACTAAAACAGTGAAGTCGTGAGCCGTAttaccaaaacaatgagctgaaagaagCTAAAACactacaaaaaaaacattcttttaATGTGGGTTCATCACAATGAGCGGTACTTTTCACATTACAGTCATTTGATTCAacgtatatatacaaaatatgaatGAGTGCAGCTTTAAATCTCATTCAAAACAAAGATATACCTTTAATGCTCCTGCTCACCTGAGAATACCAGGTCTGCAATGACAGCGTATTTCCTTTGCTGTGCATTGCTCATAAAAGGCAAGTAGGCGTCCAACACCAGGAAGGCAACACATGCCAGGAAGGCGATCACCCCGATGCCAATGGAGTAATGGCACGCCGAGTTGTTCTGGTTGAAGATGCACTTTACCTCGGCACTGTGGAGGGAGTTGATGTAGCCCTCCGTTGAGATGCAAGCAAACACCACCAGGGCAAATATCTACATTGAATCAGAGAAAAGAACAAGGTGTTCTTCAATGATTTGCAAAAGGCACAAGAATGAAGTCACTTGTTGAAGGAACATTGCGCACTACCTTTGGCGTCACTTCATAAAGGCACAATATGAAAATCTCCAAACTCGAAAGCTGTACCACTTCATCATCGCTAATATTCAGTTTGAAAAGGAGGGACAATTTGGAAAGCTCTTCctttaatttgaatttgaatttggtATTTTGGGCTGCTTTCAAAATGCACTGCAATCAGGAGCTCTTCTGTCACTAAatcaaccacagaagaagaataaaatgaCTCTGGCCTTCATGGAAAGAacatttgattttatttattatagcgCTTGCTGTTCCTACTCACTGTGAGTTTCTTAAACGCATCAACAAGAGTGAGTAGTCCAGACACATAAACATGCATGCATCACGTGAAAACATTTGCATGGTGCAGGTGGAATACCGAGAGCAAACTTCACAGAAGACATTTGTGAAGAAGAGGTTTGTTGCCATCTCCTCTGGTTACCCACCTCACCATGTAACCTACTTCTGAGTGCAGCTGCCTGCCATGTGTGACTCCACAGATGCCACAGACTCCACTAACAACAGTCACAATGAGACTGGTATAGAACGAGGATAGAGAGGGACTGTTTAACTGGTGGGAAGCGGGTCGAGGTGAGAGGGAAATGGGCCTCAATCCTGCTGATGTGATGAGATGAAAAGTACCAAAAACTAGCCAAAGACATTAGGGAAGTGAAAGTGTTCCAAAACACAATACCACAGTGAGACAGAGGGACCCTTAGTGGAACAGATGGATGTTTCTGTGCATTGTGACGACAACATAATTGGACAGATGGAAAGTGTTTGTATGCCAAGTGACAGATGTTATAAACACAATGTGGGACACAGTATGTTATTTTGGGGCTCGTTTGTCTTCCTGTGTCAGATGTCATTAAGTATGCACAAATAACACTGATAGCCTCCCCCTGATGCTTCGTCTTTacacaatgaataaaaaaacaaacagaagatAAATAGCTACCTTAAATATACTGTTTCATATTTAACAATCAGAACACCAGGGTCAGTGATGTCATTCAACACCTTAAATGAGCAATAGCACCTGTATGCAGACTTTCCATGTTCCAGGAGCAGGTGTGGTGCATTATGGGGCCTGTAGGCATTGTTACAGACTGAACAAGCATCTCTTGTGTCAGAGGTGCAGGTGCATTGGAGTAAGATTAaaatcaccagagatacacggTGATCTAGGCAGTGTGCATTTGAGATGAGTTGAGCACAGCTGCAGATACGTCCGTGTGTGTTAACGGGGAGATCAGTGGCTCACATTCACCACGAGTAAAAGTGAGGGCCAACGGGGGAGGATCACCTTACCTGCCCATCAGCCCTTGTTTACCAGTGACACATAATCTCACTTCCATTTTCATAAACACTCTGCAGTTGGGTCAACCAAGGGCACATTGTGTCCTCATCCATCACGCTGGATAACATGCTACAGTATTATTGTGTAGCAGTGTGTTTTATCACCTACAATCATCACCCTGCATGTGCATTAGCTAGAGGCCTGACAAATAGCTTACGCTCCATGAACCAAGTTAATGGAAATCCACCGTATGCTCTCTGTAATCTAGGACATGAGTCTGAAGGCAGAAGACAGCAGTCACGTCCAATAAAACTCACTCAAAATCAGGATCCAAATGTTTCACCGGGGAGGTGTTCAAGGACCGCAGTTAAAATCCAATCCTTCAATTCGTGTGCTCACAAACACCCAGGGTCGGACAACAATACATTTAATTGCACAAGTCATTTTGGACTTTCCAGATAGGTGTGTtaaccacaaaaaaacaaatcattgCCACAAGATTTGCCTAGCAACAGGTGATCAgcagatttgtaatttgtgaaaatgggctatacaaaataaaataaactgaactataACAACTTTCTAGAACTTTCCTTGGGACATAACACCTACTTTTTATGCAAATAAACGTGAGTGTAACCCCTTTGGTAACAACGACGGCCATTAAATATGTAAATCCATACAACCAAATGGTAGTCGGTCTTTAGAAGTGAAATGTAATCTTCCTCTCTGGTATGACAGACTGCAGAAGATCTCTAAGAAATGAACATGATCCAACATCCTGGTTTATGTAGTTAGTGTGCTTCTTCTGGGTTGGTGTCTGACAGTTTGCTGTCTTTTGTTCTCTGACCACAGCAGTGTTGACCTGTGCTGTCGCCGAGCTGCTGTGACACACCAGCTGCGTGCAACATGACGCCCCGCAGAGACGCTGCACAGAGACCCTGTTGTTCTTCCGACTGGAGCTTTTTTAACCGCTCCACGCAGCCAGTTTACGCGCTGCGGGCCGAGCGCACCTGCTCACTAGGCCACGTTGGACACGACTTCTGTGTCTTTTTAACCTTTGAACATGCGCTGTTGATTCTCCTACACGCCCACAGCCCACTCACCCAACTGAGTATCCGAACGATGGTTTGCGGTTGCCGGACAAACTTGATGAAGTCGAAGCCTTCTCCTCCTGCGAGCGAAGCCCCGTACGCACTTGCAGCGCCCTTCTCcgccatgtctctctctctgtctctctctctctcccgtgtcACAAGCTCACCGTGTGGAGGTTTCCACCGATCTGACCGGACAGCTcactaaactaaaactacaCCGCACCACCGCTGTCACCTCCTGTCGCGCTGCTCCTCCAGATGAAGACCAGTGGCACCCAGAGGAGCTGCCGCGCGTCAGAGGGGCGGAGTCGAGCGGCGAGGAGTCAGGAAACGCGATCATGAGTGACTCTtgtcattattttttaacattccAAATAATTAAAAGATAGACAGCCTTTATTCATCATAATGAAAAGACGTGACAGCACACACGCATCACGAGCAGATGTGTTTATTCAACCACAAAAGCCTGTTTATCAAACAGTTTACCCTCAGGGTCCTTCAACCTGTTTATCCTCCAACGACTTCTTCTCTTTCACAATTTCGGGCCATTCATCTACAGAAGTCTGAGCCGCCTGAGAAGAGAACAGAGTTTGACTGCTTGGGTAAATAACTGGCTCACTGGTTGATTAATTTCATGATGAATTAATTTTGTTCACTAACCAGATCAAATACATCCCCTCTGGTGGTTTCCACCAAATCCGCATTTTCATCGTACTCTGACGAatcctgagggagagagagagagagagagtgaccaacacacacacacacacacacacacacgcacacaccttttATTGTGTCCAAAGAAACACAACTGTACTTTCTTTCAATGTAGTTATTTctgtcatattattattattttgtgtgtgtgctgtgtcttGATGTTTTGGGAATATTCATGCCAATAACGCctattgaactgaattgaattgagagagagagaaagaaaaaaagaaagagagagagagctgtgtgtcaCGTTCAGTATTTATCCTCATGGTGAATAATAAATAGTGTGCATAGTGAAAGTGGCTCATGTGAATGTGGATGCATTTGGGGAAGTGGAGACACAGAATTGTTGACTAACCAGCTCGCCTCATATGCTGCGACATTCATCTCCAAGCTCAACctgagaggagaaaaagaaagttgCCACATCATATGTTCCATAAAGTTACAGGtggtaaaaaaacattgttacaATGCCATTAAAATGAAGGTAATACAGGCCCTGTGTTGTTTATGGGAGTGTGTATTCCACAGTtcacagttcacacacacaaattaaacaGGAGGATTTGTATCAGACTGATTCAGAGACACTTATCATATTTTCATTTGACTTCTTCCGGCaaagaaaaccccaaaacaaaaaggaggaaTTAAATACTTGTCCGGGCATTTAGCATTAACACAATCATGACGCCAGATAATTGATCAATAACATTTAAAACTGTAGATTAACCGGATTCAAAATGATCTGTTGCTGTTTTGGACCTTTGGATGAAAGCTGCTGCGGTGGTTTTATGACACACAACATGGAGCACCGTGTCACATATGTGAACTGTCAACATCTtcctcagtaaaaaaaaagaaaagaaggaaaactgaGCTAGGAAGCACAGCTTTCTCCAAAAGAGAAAGTAATTGTGAAATGTGGGCATCATTTTTATAGGAGTCAGAATTAAACAGAGACATAACTCACAGATACTTTCCTCCATTCCGCCTTCGCCCTGCAAccagagtaaaaaaaataattcttaGTAGAAATGAGGAGTTATAGCTACGCCGAATAAAAACAGGACTCTGAAACTCACTGAACATTGCTCCAACCAAACAACAaatagagaccaggaccaccaggaacGTGAAACATCCAAAGACAACTGCCACCACCAAGACGGGGAGACGGTTCAGCactggaggagcagaagaagaagaagaagaggaggagatgaaaccAGCTCATGTCTTAAGGATGTTTTACTGAACTCAATGAGTGGATCAACTGTACCTTCTGTATCCAAATACATCCCGTTGCTGCTTACGGAGCTGGTGTTGTCAAAGCTGTCGGCCACTTCACAGTGGTACGTTCCAGCGCTGCTGCTCCCCACAGACAGCAGGAGTATGGACCGTTCTGGAGGCTGGTCGACCGCGTAATAGAAGCTTCCTCTGTCACGTAGGAGGGTTT
The nucleotide sequence above comes from Pseudoliparis swirei isolate HS2019 ecotype Mariana Trench chromosome 24, NWPU_hadal_v1, whole genome shotgun sequence. Encoded proteins:
- the tk1 gene encoding thymidine kinase, cytosolic, yielding MDCVDFPRVLPNAPRKARGQIQVIFGPMFSGKSTELMRRVRRFQIAQYTCLVIKYAKDTRYSDTGMATHDKSTMEAVPASCLEELRPLALQACVIGIDEGQFFPDTVAFCEEMANLGKTIIVAALDGTFQRKPFGNILNLIPLAESVVKLHAVCMRCYKEAAYTKRIGTEKEVEVIGGVDKYQAVCRKCYGGLVLEKENNAPFRDETPQQFLPGKHVACANPRKLFSSLNL
- the syngr2b gene encoding synaptogyrin-2b, which encodes MAEKGAASAYGASLAGGEGFDFIKFVRQPQTIVRILSWIFALVVFACISTEGYINSLHSAEVKCIFNQNNSACHYSIGIGVIAFLACVAFLVLDAYLPFMSNAQQRKYAVIADLVFSGVWCFLWFVCFCLLASLWAKTADVSVVPEDAARATVAFSFFSISTWGILTYFAFIRFRRGINEATIPTYIDGPDHNTPYPPTYAPTSYNPTTYTPTTYNTYPSNVADMHQPPPFTPIPQPQGDSEYQPPSH